CCTGGTTGAATTCATTAAATTTATGTTCATCGGTAAACAATACAAATGTACTTTACCTTCACAATCACAAACACTTCCCAATAGTCGTGGACTTTTCAGTCAATTCTCATTGATTGGATCAATTATAGAAGTTTGATGAATACACGATTTAAAAGGTTTCTAGTTAAAAAATTGCAGATACGTATCAATATATTTTAGGCAATAATGATATTTgtcttgaatttttttctttttggataGGTAAAATGTTAGTATATTGGTTTTAAACAAGAGTTAAAACAAGTAGGATgatttgcatttttattttatttttctaatttaaatTTCTCGATCTAGACAAATACAATAAAGAAATGCGGTTTACTTGGTTAATTATACAGGTTTGCAAAGATCCTAGATGGGGAAGATCCTACGAGTGTTACAGTGAAGACACTGAAATAGTCAGAAAGATGACTTCCATCGTTTCAGGTTTGCAGGGTCAGCCGCCACAAGGACATGAACATGGTTACCCTTTTGTGGCTGGAAGGTCggtaaaaaaattcattcatataAATGTTAACAAAATACTAaagtataaaaatattgaaaaattaaCTATTGCTGTTCCGATAACAATTCGCTTCTTTTATCAATATTTATACCTCCTTATGTTTAAGATGTACTTCAGGAACAATGTTATCGCATGTGCCAAACATTTCGTTGGTGATGGAGGTACTCATAAGGGTGTGAATGAGGGAAATACTATATTGTCCTATGAAGACTTAGAGAGAATACACATGGCACCTTATTTAGACTGCATTTCCCAAGGAGTTTCAACCGTTATGGCGTCTTATACTAGCTGGAATGGACGCAAACTCCATGCTGACCGTTTTCTTTTAACCGAAATCTTGAAAGAAAAGCTAGGTTTTAAGGTAAAATGActgaaattggaatatttttttcttgatttgATAATAAATTTTTTGGAATCTACAACATTGTCATTGTTATAGGGTTTTGTGATTTCCGACTGGGAGGGACTTGACCGACTTTGTAAACCTCATGGTTCAGATTATCGATACTGCATCTCCTTGGCAGTCAATGCTGGAATTGACATGGTACAGATCTTCCGTTCAAAGAATCTTTCATCAGTGTATTTTTCTGATCTGTGTTCACATATCCAATAACATATGCAGGTGATGGTGGCTTTCAGGTACGAACTATTCATCAAAGAATTGACCTCTTTGATTAAATCAGGGGAAGTACCAATCAGCAGAATCGACGATGCTGTTGAGCGAATTTTGAGAGTAAAGTTTGTTGCTGGTCTTTTTGAATTTCCTTTAAGTGACAGATCTTTGCTAGATATAGTTGGTTGCAAGGTAAGTGAAAATTCGGCACGTTTTATTATTTCTGTGTTCCATGGTTAATTGTTTGTATTTAATTTACCACGACTTGAtgagcatttttttttaaaatcacattaaaaaccataaaattgaGTACATAAGTGCCATATTAGCATTTACCATAATACTTATTCTGCAGCCACATAGAGATCTAGCACGTGAAGCGGTTCGAAAGTCTTTGGTTCTTTTGAAAAATGGAAAAGATATTGGTGAACCCTTTCTTCCATTGAACAAAAATGCTAAGAAAATTCTTGTTTCCGGAACTCATGCTGATGATCTTGGATTTCAATGTGGAGGTTGGACTAAAACTTGGTATGGCGGTAGTGGGAGGATTACAGTTGGTAAGTTatgatatttattgtttttcaaaagTGTGAGACACTCATATATACTCTGAGAAAACTTGCTACGGAGAATGTGAAGATTGACTTTAGTGTGTTTGATTTTGCAGTGAAAACTATCATAATTGATTCTACCTTAATCGAATAGGATGTTATAAAAAGTAGCTTTTATGTTATGTTtggttacaattttttttaactatgttttacataaaaattgattttgaagtaaaaCATCCAATCTAATAGTGTGTTTTGAAACTGTAACTTCCGCGTTGGCACCTCACGTTTGTTCTAAAGCTATTATCACTAGCTTTCAGTTGAGTTGACCCTGCGTTTATGTGTTTGCGACATAGATCCAAACTTATGCTAAATCATTTTTGTAAAGTCAAGTTCATTCAAAGCCGTGTTTGACAAATGCTTACGCAAATGCATACTTATATCTATGACTAAATGTTAATTGCTAGTATATCTTTCCTGCTCCACACTATTCTGCATTTTTTTCCTCCAATGTTAAACATGGTGTTTGCATAATCACATTAACTTACACCTTACATCACCATGTTAGGCACAACAATCTTGGATGCTGTTAAGGCAGCCGTTGGAGCTGAAACACAAGTTATTTACGAGAAGTATCCATCAGAAGTCACCATAGAACACAATGAATTCTCCTTCGCAATTGTAGCAGTTGGTGAAGCTCCTTATGCCGAGTCATTGGGCGACAATTCAAAGCTCACAATCCCCTTCAGTGGAACTGATATTATAAGCTTAGTTGCCGACAAAATCCCAACACTAGTTATTCTGATATCTGGAAGACCTTTAGTTTTAGAACCATCACTTGTGGCAAAGATAGATGCTCTTGTTGCTGCTTGGTTGCCAGGTACCGAAGGAGATGGAATCACCGATGTTATCTTTGGTAGTCATGACTTTAAAGGTCAACTTCCAGTCACTTGGTTTAGAAGTGTTGAACAGCTTGATCAACCAAGTGATGGTGTTTCTTCATCTGAACCTTTGTTTCCTCTTGGTTTTGGGCTAAACTACATGAATAAGTGAATGTGTGATATACTGTCCAAAGATATCAGTTTATCACCTAAGGTTCAGTTGAGTTATGAATTACCGGCATAGACACGAACATGACACTGATACATAGATGTTAATATTACTTAATGAAAATTGAAGTTGTTGAATGTAATCACACATGTTAGTGTTGTATCGGGGTTGGACACTGACATGTGTCAGACACCAGACAAACCTTCAGTATAAAGTGCCGATGTTATATGGCAATTGAGATGGGTAGAAATTTATGTAAAGCTTATTTAAAGCTTAAGggctttcaaatttcaatatcACAACAACGAATTACATTGTAATAGTATCATgaataataaattaagaaaaaaattctcCCATATAATACTTGCATCTAAATctagtttaatttatataatctctttttattgtttaaaattgcttttttcTTGGGGGTATGAGATTGAATCGAACCCATCTTCTGTCAAAAGGTCAtgctctatttttttatttttttatatatatttttattcacttttaataTTTAAACAGTCTGAATATGTCGTTTCGTGCAAGGCTGGAGTGTGGGGGTGGTGAAGCTCCCGCGGTATAATACAAGGGTAATATTGTAAATTGGTACGTAGTACTATTTAAATACAAGTTGTACCGAACAAAACTGTTGAGTATTATTCTGCTCAACGGAGAACTAGATGATCTGATAGTGAGATCTGAAACTGTTAAAGTGGTGATAAGGCTTCAAGTATGGTGTTTCACGATGGATAAGGTACCTGCAAGTCACATTACACTCCAACGCTCAAGTTAGTATGAGATCAAGGAGAAGTGAAAAGTGATCGTATTGTATACATTGGCGCAAAAACTTGCCTTTATATAGGGGGAGACAGTTATAACTATATGAACCAGTTGACAACAACTGTCATTAGGGGCGATGGTGGACGGTGAGATGAATCTAACAACTCCGCTATGAGGTGTACATTAGTAATTGTATCCGTTATCATTGGCTTGCATGAGAAGCCTCTGTGAATGAGTGGTTTTGGGCTGGATATTAGAACGCTTGGGTCATGTGTATTGGACCTTGGCCTAGTCTGGAACAAGTATATAAAGTGAATCCTCTCTTATCaactgattttttttcataCTCAAAAGTCAAAAATTGAACTCTCAAATCTCAACTACTTATTTATTAAGGTGTCTGAGTCCCTTATCATATGGCCTTTAATTAAGCTGTGATCGAGAAAATAATAGCTAGAGTGAGCTGCAGGCTGTTGAAAACCTGAGCTGCTACAACAAATCTATATAGAATCTCTACACCCACtatatttttatcattaaatCAAAGCTTACTAATTTAATCAGATTTTGTTTCTTAACAAAAGCATATAGACATGCTTAGAATTTCTTGTTTATACTAGATTGACTAATGTGAACCACATTTAGCCTACAGATTAATATTCCTCCCTACCCCACTGTATATAGTGAATTACACTTGGTTGATGTCCATCATCAAGAATATAgatataaaaaacataaaaccaACATAAATGTTTTCACTTTTTCCTATTATGTGGTGTGAGATGCTCCTTCATGTTTGCTATATTTTCAAAGATTAAGCTCAATGGTGGAAAAAATAGGGACGGTATAATAAATTATATGGCATAACCTTTCTTGTATTAGATTTCTATGCAATATTATCTTTTACTACATATGGAAACTATATGATTCTGATGGCACATTTGtgtgttttattatattaactCTTTGATTCCCATAAGAATAATCCAGAATTCGggataaaaaattgttcttaTCAAGAATTAAATTTGAGTCTTTTCGAATGATTTGTCTTAAGGAAATCCATTATCCTCATGAACTTAATGtcttgattatatttaatatttatgtctttcttttatgcttttttttttataaaaaaaatttcggtACCGGCCAAAGGACGGATTAATATGaggggaccaatctcaccgtCCACTTACGGAATTCATTTAAAGTCAGAATTTTTTGCTCTATATGAATGACACTAGAGAAAATCGAACCGAAAACCTTGAAAGAAACATACTCCAAGATCGCaagtcaacatttttttttatgcttttaattattatttattcataatagattaaattaaattaattggGTCAAATTATGCTATGCATCATTCTATTGGGTATTTCATGTCTAgaatttcaattatatattatattatattatagtaaTCCCAATAGATCTCAAAAATCTTATTGAGAAGACATGTCTTTCACTGTTTCCATTTTGTTAAATTAATCATTAGTTATTCTGGTTTATTCTCCCAATCTCATAAAATAGGAAGATGAAATCTTTGAGATACAAGTGCATAATAATTACCTAATGATATTGAGATTTGATACACCAGCTTTTCTCTATTCTTTTCAATGTAATGTACTAACATACAAACCCCACTATACTGTACATTATAAGATTCTAGGCCATGGAAAGCATAGAGAGAATCCTGCCCACTTTACCTTTGGTGTTGGACCTTGATTGGTCATATCAATTCAATAAGACTATTATGAGAGTGATTATTGGGTaaacataatatattatcatgaatcatgatcCCTCATATCCATCTAATATTTTTAAAGATGgtgacaatttttattatttttttatgaatgagtTTATTAACTGTTGGATGAAATTCATATGGACAGTAGAGAACAATTAATATTAGAATGCatgttcaaaaaatatttttctccCACTTTTTTAACTAGTGGAATGGATGAGATGGTTAGGAGCTTTATAATTGTTTTctgcatataaaaataattcgATTGAGAAAAGAGAATCTACCTTATATGTTTCATAGGTTTTTCGGCGGAAATTAACTACTATTAAACGATGAGTATAAAAATGTCATATACAAAAAACCTGCAAACTTTCGCATAAATGTTCAAATATCACAAacttttttacttaaattttccttttataagataaatttaattaaataagtttAAAATATAACTGAATTCAAAAAAGCTCTATATTATTCTCTTTGCTCTTAAATATAAGGCACATGTACCGCGAAGCTAACTGTGTTGCGGATGCTTTAGCAAATGTGGCATGTGATAATGGTAGtgagtttatagtttattatagTTGTCATGCTAtagttagaaatttttttaaagctgatTTTACTTGAAGTTTCTACTCACTCTCGATTGGTAGTGAGTTTATACCATTAATTTTGGTTGACTCAAattatctcttatattttagaccgagaaaaatatttattatctGTCCTGGATTATATTCTTATGCAtcactcttttttcttttatttttttctgaaTTGGTTATGCATCACAttattaccaaaaataaatatctGTATATCAATTTGGTGAGAAACAGGAGCAAGTATTGATGGAAATAAGAATAAAGTGGTGAAGGTTGCTTTTGAATTCCACTTGCAAAAAAGGAGGTTTTCCTTTTGTTAAAGGTGGTGGTTAGTCATGTCATAATTAAACTGTTACAAAGCCCAATTGCAGGACCATTTGGGTTATACTGCCATACATTTTGGTGCTTATTTTCTTGGACTTATGCTTACAATTTAGCCAACTTGCAAATGCAAACAACTACCAAGAGTCGTTTCTAAATATGCCTCaataatttttggaaatttttatGCATAATTCACTCAATAATGTTGCCAAAAGGTGAAGGTACTACTTTTATCAAGGACCATATATATTTCTTCAGAGGAAATAATTCTTTTGTGaggaaatgtttgttttttaaggAAATTTTAGTGTAAAAATCATGTTTAGACTTAAAAGCTACAAATTCTAACTTCATATTAGAATTAATTTTagatgaaaaataattatattcaaaggtaaaactaaacatgtcaaaatcaattttacacctCCAAAAGAGGCTTCAAATGTGAAACTAAACATAAATTATTGAGCTTAAGTGATTAATAAGATTTAGTAGGTAAGATTGAGTTGatacacaaaaaaaatgtttaaaaataatttttcaaaaaacttataaaatggAATAGCCAATAGAATTATACCCACCAAAAAAAAGTGCAAGAATCAGTGAACAATGTGAATtattattagtcaaaaaaaatgtgaacTAGTTAAGCATATATACCTATTTGTTTCCGCGTGGAAAAGTAATTAAACCCACATCTAAAGAAAGCTCCAAAGTCCAAATACATGCTTGTCACAAAATGCCACTTCAAAATACAAGCTCAACTATGAGGAAGCATATCCAAACACACTTTAaactaaattgaaacactagTAGGGTAGGGTTATTAATTTTAGATAGTTTCCTTCTCCGTCCTATGAGTTTCATGTGtgctctatttttatttattcgaTGTTTAAGTAGTAGATGagtacaaattaaaaatttgagaaaaaaaacatCATCTACTACTTAAGTGGCAGACGATGTTTGAGAAATTTATAGGACGTCAAAAGAATCTATCTTAACTTGATTCCATAAGTTTTGGATCTATGTTCTTCGGCTTGAACGAATGAGGAAAGGTTTGATCAACAATTCCAAATAGTTTTCAAGATCTATTATGCCTGAGTTAAGTTTTACATTGGTTGAACGCTTTATAAATGAGAGACATataaacctaatgtcttaagattttaggtaaaagtgtggtgtcaaataaaatcaaataatttctCATGAACATATGAAATTAAAACTCCCCTTGTGTAGTTGCCCAGTCTCCAATGTGTTGAACCAACCTAGTAAAACTCCCCTCACAGccaataaaatcaaataatttctCATGAACATGTGAAATTAAAAGACTTCTTTTCTcgcttaaataaattatattgcGACTCCAACATCCATATTTCAAAACGTAATTTATGTTGTcaatctatgaagcacatacactTGACACGATACGGATACTAATATGTAACAGCCTCAACcgggattgcctactaaatacgtagaaaaggggTCCGGGCTGTTACATAATACGccaacattattttattttctaatagtATTAGTGTTATACAAGTGACGTCGGACACCGGTCTAAGGAGTGtcgaaacaaaacaaaaaaataattttttaacacattTGTCTGAATCTTCCGACACATGTCGGAACATCAACACATGCCCAACATGACACGCTTAATCCTAAAAGTGTCCGAGCTTCGTAGTTGTCAACAAACCACAAAAGACAAGATTATACTAGTAGTCTTTGTTTTTTGGAAAAGTTATTAATAGTTGTTACAATGTTTAGTATCTGTCTTTCAAACTCAAAAAACTTGTTCGTAGAGTGAATTGATCGCATGACTCCGCGTTATGAACAAATTGAATTATAGATGCGCAGTTAGCCACttaaaaaatattccaaaaacACTATTTTAGtttctaatataatttttattatatacttTCTAATAGCACCATTTAATTAATGGTATTTGCATCACTgtcaaattataattatttaaaaattataattattttttaatttatataaataaaatttatgaaatagGACAAATATTATAAACAGGAGAGTAATTTTAGATTGGTCCCAAATGTGCACGAGGAATTTGTCTGGGCATATGCTATTCGTAAAGTGAGGCATGTGAAAAGTGGTATAGATGTGGTCAAAATATCCTTATTACAAACAAGAAAGGTAGTGAGGATTTGCATATTTCAATTATCGCATTTTCAAGGCTGTTAATTtctcaattaatttatttatttctagaTTCTCCTTACAAGGTAGTAAAACTTGTCTTTATGCATCTCTCTTCCTTCGTAAACTtaattcagttggtaggaacattatattatatacataaagTTAGAGTTTGAACTCCAAGCACTttacttatttacttttaaaatgaaaaattaggaTGTGTATTTAATGTGTCCattttttgtataaatatttttaaaatattcattttgaATATGGATATGTGTGTGTAAGAGAGACTTATTTCCATTTAATTTACGACAATATGGTCTatttgaaaagaagaaaaaatatttataaggaTAGTTCAGTTGGTAATTAATTACTACATATATTATTGGAGAGATCGAAGTTCAAATTCAGATATTTCTTTTTGTCTTAGATAAAATGGTAATCTactaaaattaaactcacatataattgtgagatccgaGTTCGAACCTGGGTCACGACGTCCGCAGGGACGGATTCAAAGGAGGGCAGGCAGTGGCCAAAAGATAAATTTGAGgatttgagaatcaaaataactaaaaaaaaaaagtttaagagTCAAAACAATTGTTCTTATTTTCGACCCTCCGTATAGtaagtttctggatccgtccctggaTGTCCGGtttaacaatttcgacatttttgcCAGTTAAGCTAGGACTTAAGAAACaaaatttcttatttctttGTACTCATAGTGTGTGAACTTATACAGTATGAATTTAGTCACTAGATAATTGGATAAAAGAAATAGTATATTATTTTTAGTCATTAGGAAGTTAATGTGAATTAGGTAATTGAAGGCATCAAGCCTTTTTAGGGGCATTGGCTAAAATCTCGtgaatgattttaattttattttacatcaaTTTTGGTGTATGtgcataattgttttttgttaagtagtttagtgatccaaaatttacattttaatgTAAATAAGTGAGAGTATCAGGTTTAAACTCAATCCTTACAT
This portion of the Trifolium pratense cultivar HEN17-A07 linkage group LG3, ARS_RC_1.1, whole genome shotgun sequence genome encodes:
- the LOC123915904 gene encoding beta-glucosidase BoGH3B-like — encoded protein: MDCLYKNPNQPIEARIKDLLSRMTLNEKIAQMIQIERTVATSSVITNLSIGSILSSGGSAPFENALSSDWADMVDAYQKSALESRLGIPIIYGIDAVHGNNSVYGATIFPHNVALGATRDADLVRRIGAATALEVKASGMHYNFAPCVAVCKDPRWGRSYECYSEDTEIVRKMTSIVSGLQGQPPQGHEHGYPFVAGRNNVIACAKHFVGDGGTHKGVNEGNTILSYEDLERIHMAPYLDCISQGVSTVMASYTSWNGRKLHADRFLLTEILKEKLGFKGFVISDWEGLDRLCKPHGSDYRYCISLAVNAGIDMVMVAFRYELFIKELTSLIKSGEVPISRIDDAVERILRVKFVAGLFEFPLSDRSLLDIVGCKPHRDLAREAVRKSLVLLKNGKDIGEPFLPLNKNAKKILVSGTHADDLGFQCGGWTKTWYGGSGRITVGTTILDAVKAAVGAETQVIYEKYPSEVTIEHNEFSFAIVAVGEAPYAESLGDNSKLTIPFSGTDIISLVADKIPTLVILISGRPLVLEPSLVAKIDALVAAWLPGTEGDGITDVIFGSHDFKGQLPVTWFRSVEQLDQPSDGVSSSEPLFPLGFGLNYMNK